One window of Aerococcus tenax genomic DNA carries:
- a CDS encoding methionine ABC transporter permease, with the protein MEFLEKIMPNVVAISDQFVEATWETLFMTVITCFFAFAIGLVIGVFLVLYMPGGLKENKAVYNVLDKVVNIGRSIPFVILIALLGGFTRLIMGTAIGTAGALVPLIVGTIPFYARQVQNALLEIDPGVIEAALAMGSTTTEIVTRVYLKEAIPGLIRVSALTIINVIGLTAMAGVVGGGGLGDLAINRGYQRYQNDVILVATLLILIMVFISQAVADRLVKHFEH; encoded by the coding sequence ATGGAATTCTTAGAAAAAATCATGCCAAATGTGGTGGCTATTTCCGACCAATTCGTTGAAGCCACTTGGGAAACCTTATTTATGACGGTTATTACCTGCTTCTTTGCCTTTGCCATTGGTTTAGTGATCGGCGTCTTCCTAGTTCTCTATATGCCAGGAGGTCTTAAAGAAAATAAGGCAGTTTATAATGTCTTAGATAAGGTTGTTAACATCGGTCGGTCGATTCCCTTCGTTATTTTAATAGCACTTTTAGGGGGCTTTACCCGCCTAATTATGGGGACAGCCATCGGGACAGCGGGAGCCCTGGTTCCCCTAATTGTGGGAACGATTCCTTTCTATGCCCGCCAAGTCCAAAACGCCTTATTAGAAATTGATCCTGGTGTCATAGAAGCAGCCCTAGCCATGGGATCTACCACAACTGAAATTGTTACCCGGGTTTACTTGAAAGAAGCTATCCCAGGTTTGATTCGGGTATCTGCCCTCACCATTATTAATGTGATTGGCTTAACCGCCATGGCAGGTGTCGTTGGTGGCGGTGGTCTTGGGGACTTAGCTATTAACCGTGGTTACCAACGTTACCAAAATGATGTAATCCTAGTTGCTACCTTATTGATTTTAATTATGGTCTTCATCAGTCAAGCTGTTGCTGACCGTTTAGTAAAACATTTCGAACATTAA
- a CDS encoding MetQ/NlpA family ABC transporter substrate-binding protein, with the protein MKKWNVVLASALSLLLLGGCSKEAKAPEEGGTVTVGVAGENEEKIWTEVSEKLKDENIDLKVQLFSDYVQPNRAVQEGEIDMNAMQHVAYLLDYNKNNNADLVPIGYTYISAMVVYSDTVKDLKDLPQNAKVAIPNDATNGGRALLLLEQAGVLEIDDNAGITPTVNDITSNPKNIELVEMDAAQVPRALKDSDAIVANTNYAVSAGFDPNDGIFSDTDDLDNLGTQYKNIIAVKSENKDNEVYKKIVKAYQSEDVEKKIKEISGNADQKAWTDNDQPEEDFHKLQEEGQK; encoded by the coding sequence ATGAAGAAATGGAATGTTGTTTTAGCCTCAGCCTTATCCTTATTATTACTAGGAGGCTGTTCAAAAGAAGCCAAAGCGCCAGAAGAGGGCGGTACTGTCACTGTTGGGGTTGCTGGTGAAAATGAAGAAAAGATTTGGACCGAAGTCTCTGAAAAATTGAAAGATGAAAATATTGACTTAAAAGTTCAACTATTCTCTGATTATGTGCAACCTAACCGGGCCGTTCAAGAAGGCGAAATTGACATGAATGCTATGCAACATGTGGCTTATTTATTGGACTATAATAAGAACAATAATGCTGACTTAGTGCCGATTGGTTATACTTATATTTCAGCCATGGTGGTCTACTCCGATACGGTTAAAGACCTTAAAGACCTTCCTCAAAATGCTAAAGTAGCTATCCCTAATGACGCTACTAATGGGGGCCGGGCCTTACTCTTATTAGAACAAGCTGGTGTCTTAGAAATCGACGATAATGCAGGGATTACTCCTACTGTTAATGATATTACCTCGAATCCTAAAAATATTGAGCTGGTTGAAATGGATGCTGCCCAAGTGCCACGTGCCTTGAAAGACTCTGACGCTATTGTTGCTAATACCAACTACGCGGTTTCAGCAGGTTTTGATCCTAATGATGGTATTTTCTCTGATACCGATGACCTTGATAATTTAGGAACTCAATATAAGAATATTATTGCAGTGAAATCTGAAAATAAAGACAATGAAGTTTATAAGAAGATTGTCAAAGCCTACCAAAGTGAAGACGTTGAGAAGAAAATTAAAGAAATCTCTGGTAACGCTGACCAAAAAGCCTGGACCGACAATGATCAACCAGAAGAAGACTTCCATAAACTTCAAGAAGAAGGGCAAAAATAG
- a CDS encoding competence protein CoiA, with amino-acid sequence MYYAKLANGQLISSYEVDDRIQRKILALNQQSFYCPNCGQELVYRSHSRKKPHFAHQNNQLSLKYWRRESHWHLNNKEQIRQILVAKGYQAHVEVASYTPDHRSDILFQAGDVVVSIELQASLLTKEAVIIREQDYHRAKVQVLWLLNPKQRDLRLTSNNLNRLAPFFQYLPCFGTYLPYWVEETRLVEIQSFNDYGHLLCRYHLSIDDYLYLFSYPKQVGILNQEGTSGPGISQLLKARETRSLRRKIRQRPLKAEKKLLEQLYFRKLSLDDLPDTCFFFRGESIYIKEKLWLLAAYVFLLKEENLLDSEIYTFLLNYLNPRPFRPQLSFAYENWLWQISQAMVKLL; translated from the coding sequence ATGTATTATGCAAAATTAGCTAATGGCCAGTTGATTAGTTCTTATGAGGTCGATGACCGCATTCAAAGAAAAATATTAGCCCTTAACCAGCAGAGCTTCTACTGCCCAAATTGCGGGCAAGAATTAGTTTATCGTAGTCATTCAAGGAAGAAGCCACATTTTGCCCACCAAAATAATCAATTAAGTCTAAAATATTGGCGCCGGGAATCCCACTGGCACTTGAATAATAAAGAGCAGATCAGGCAAATCTTAGTAGCTAAGGGTTACCAGGCCCATGTAGAAGTAGCTAGTTACACGCCTGACCATCGTTCAGATATTCTCTTTCAAGCAGGAGATGTGGTGGTAAGTATTGAACTTCAGGCTAGCCTACTGACTAAAGAAGCTGTCATCATTCGCGAGCAGGATTATCACCGAGCAAAAGTGCAGGTTTTGTGGCTACTCAATCCTAAACAAAGAGACTTACGCTTGACGTCTAACAATTTAAATCGCTTAGCCCCGTTTTTTCAGTATTTGCCCTGCTTTGGCACTTATTTGCCTTATTGGGTGGAGGAGACTCGCTTAGTTGAAATTCAAAGTTTTAACGATTATGGTCATCTCTTATGCCGTTATCACTTAAGTATTGACGATTATCTCTATTTATTTTCTTACCCCAAGCAAGTTGGCATACTTAATCAAGAGGGGACTAGCGGACCCGGGATTAGTCAGTTGTTAAAAGCAAGGGAGACCCGGTCTTTAAGGCGCAAAATTCGTCAACGTCCGCTTAAGGCCGAGAAAAAGCTCCTAGAGCAGCTCTATTTTCGAAAATTGTCCTTAGACGACTTACCGGATACTTGTTTTTTCTTTAGGGGAGAGTCTATCTATATCAAAGAAAAACTCTGGTTATTAGCTGCCTATGTTTTTCTACTTAAAGAAGAAAATTTACTTGATTCAGAGATCTATACTTTTTTACTGAATTACCTTAATCCGCGTCCCTTTAGGCCCCAATTGAGCTTTGCTTATGAGAACTGGTTATGGCAGATCAGTCAAGCCATGGTAAAATTGCTATAA
- a CDS encoding methionine ABC transporter ATP-binding protein yields the protein MIELKNVSVTFESDDKAVHAVKDVSLSIQSGEIFGVIGYSGAGKSTLVRTINCLQRPSSGQVFVNGQEITALSEKDLRLARKKIGMIFQHFNLMKSRTVAENVAYPLKGSGLSKEESQKKVQHLLDLVGLGNRGDSYPSQLSGGQKQRVAIARALANDPHVLLCDEATSALDPKTTSQILDLLKQVNRELGITIVIITHEMAVIKQICDRVAVMEAGSVVEQDSILNIFSNPHEELTQDFISSASPTEKGIETILANPDLLNIEPGDRLLRIDFTGASTGEPLIASLTKKYDLLANILYANIEILQGTPVGTLLISLNGEPSRVQEAIDFVHSSGSHTKEYTFDHIEKGDK from the coding sequence TTGATTGAATTAAAAAATGTATCCGTTACTTTTGAGAGTGATGATAAAGCCGTTCATGCCGTTAAGGATGTGTCCTTATCCATCCAATCAGGAGAAATCTTTGGTGTGATTGGCTACTCTGGCGCTGGAAAAAGTACCTTAGTTAGAACCATTAATTGCCTGCAAAGACCAAGTAGTGGACAGGTTTTTGTTAATGGTCAAGAAATTACAGCTCTATCTGAAAAAGATCTACGTCTAGCCCGTAAAAAAATTGGAATGATTTTCCAACATTTTAACTTAATGAAATCCCGGACAGTTGCCGAAAATGTTGCCTATCCCTTAAAGGGGTCCGGCTTATCTAAAGAAGAAAGTCAAAAGAAAGTCCAACACTTACTGGACCTGGTAGGCTTGGGTAACCGGGGGGATTCTTATCCTAGTCAATTATCCGGTGGTCAAAAGCAAAGGGTCGCTATTGCGCGGGCCTTGGCCAATGATCCCCATGTCCTTCTCTGTGATGAAGCTACCAGTGCCTTAGACCCTAAGACAACTAGCCAAATCTTAGACTTGCTCAAGCAAGTTAACCGCGAATTGGGAATTACCATTGTCATTATTACCCATGAAATGGCTGTTATCAAACAAATCTGTGACCGGGTAGCGGTTATGGAAGCTGGCTCAGTGGTTGAACAAGACAGTATTTTAAATATCTTCTCAAACCCACATGAAGAATTAACCCAAGACTTTATTAGTTCAGCCAGTCCGACAGAAAAAGGCATTGAAACCATCCTGGCCAACCCTGATTTATTAAATATTGAGCCCGGTGACCGCCTCTTACGGATTGACTTTACCGGAGCTTCTACTGGGGAGCCTTTGATTGCCTCCTTGACTAAGAAGTATGATTTATTAGCTAATATCCTTTATGCCAATATTGAAATTCTTCAAGGAACGCCGGTGGGGACGCTTTTGATTTCCTTAAATGGAGAACCTAGCCGAGTCCAAGAAGCCATTGACTTTGTCCATAGCAGTGGGTCTCATACTAAGGAGTATACATTCGATCATATTGAGAAGGGGGATAAATAA
- a CDS encoding adaptor protein MecA codes for MEMEYLNDNTMRVFIAKDDLESRGITLLDLMKDQSQVENFFMSILEEADVSKRFQDSEALTFQVLPKNGGIDLYISKATADGQYMDKDGLENLLENITQNMSSEEENSSTNPSEADTKGGRPELALAFKSWDQVLTFLKSYQVDEARLEVYVYQELFQVIIRFEKEDLTQARQADLTSYALEFGQLSPFAPALLREHGQLLIHPESINQVAQLFQ; via the coding sequence ATGGAAATGGAGTATCTTAATGATAATACCATGCGCGTATTCATTGCCAAAGATGATCTCGAATCGCGCGGAATTACCCTCTTAGACCTCATGAAAGATCAAAGCCAAGTTGAAAACTTCTTTATGAGTATCTTAGAAGAAGCAGATGTTTCAAAGCGCTTTCAAGATTCAGAAGCTTTAACTTTTCAAGTCCTTCCTAAAAATGGCGGTATCGACCTCTACATTAGTAAAGCCACAGCAGATGGCCAATATATGGACAAGGATGGCTTGGAAAATCTACTTGAAAATATTACACAAAATATGAGTTCCGAGGAGGAAAACTCCTCTACAAACCCAAGTGAAGCAGACACAAAGGGAGGTCGGCCTGAACTTGCTTTAGCCTTTAAGTCCTGGGACCAAGTCCTGACTTTTCTGAAATCCTACCAAGTGGATGAAGCCAGGCTAGAAGTCTATGTCTACCAAGAGCTTTTTCAAGTGATTATAAGATTTGAAAAAGAAGACCTAACCCAGGCTAGACAAGCAGATCTGACTAGCTATGCCTTAGAGTTTGGTCAGCTGAGTCCCTTTGCTCCTGCCCTGCTTCGCGAGCATGGCCAATTATTAATTCATCCAGAATCAATTAACCAGGTCGCTCAATTATTCCAATAA
- a CDS encoding GNAT family N-acetyltransferase → MEKMRIRLAQSEDLPAIQAIIKAGAAYLRQQNIDQWQDPTVYQADSLLKDIEGKHAYLGLIEEDVAGFFIARPIDRDYDNYSIWQGQGDYLAFHRVALATKYRGQGLSRALFQAFEDLAYHLKINDLRIDTHPNNLGMQKIILKAGYQYLGEIELAGSGRRYAYEKIIPIKKSS, encoded by the coding sequence ATGGAAAAAATGCGAATTCGCTTAGCTCAGAGTGAAGATTTACCAGCTATCCAGGCGATTATTAAGGCGGGGGCGGCCTATTTACGCCAACAAAATATTGATCAATGGCAGGATCCAACCGTCTACCAAGCGGACAGCCTATTAAAAGATATTGAAGGAAAACACGCGTATTTAGGCCTAATCGAAGAGGATGTGGCCGGATTTTTTATTGCCCGGCCTATAGACAGGGATTATGACAACTATTCAATTTGGCAGGGCCAGGGAGACTACCTAGCTTTTCACCGGGTGGCCTTGGCGACTAAGTACCGCGGTCAGGGGCTTAGTCGGGCCTTATTTCAAGCCTTTGAAGACCTAGCCTATCACTTAAAGATTAATGACTTAAGAATTGATACCCATCCCAATAACCTTGGCATGCAGAAGATTATCTTAAAAGCCGGTTACCAGTACTTAGGAGAGATTGAATTAGCGGGTAGTGGCAGACGCTATGCCTATGAAAAAATTATTCCAATAAAAAAATCCAGCTGA
- the trpS gene encoding tryptophan--tRNA ligase yields MKRIFSGVQPSGTPTIGNYVGALKQFVDLQDQFDTYYCVVNEHAITVAQDPETLRKNTRSLAALYLALGVDPNKSAIFIQSQVPAHAQAAWIVQCLTPLGELERMTQFKDKAQKQDNIFAGLLGYPALMVADIVLYDADLVPVGEDQKQHMELTRNFVDRFNNRFGTKEEKLLVKPEIYTPKAGGRIMSLQDPSKKMSKSDDNKKAFISLLDDPKTIEKKIKSAVTDSSGEISYDPENKPGVSNLLDIFSAFSDQSISQLEKTYANSGYGQLKTDLSQALIAVLEPMQKDYQRLLASSELDDVLAAGAKQANEVANQTLARIEKAIGFR; encoded by the coding sequence ATGAAACGAATTTTTTCCGGGGTACAACCAAGCGGCACGCCAACCATTGGTAATTACGTGGGTGCCTTAAAGCAATTTGTCGATTTACAGGATCAATTTGACACTTATTATTGTGTGGTCAATGAACATGCCATCACTGTTGCCCAAGATCCAGAGACTTTAAGAAAGAACACCAGATCTTTGGCGGCCTTATACCTAGCCTTAGGGGTTGATCCTAACAAATCCGCTATCTTTATTCAAAGTCAGGTTCCAGCCCACGCTCAAGCGGCTTGGATTGTCCAATGTCTGACTCCACTAGGGGAATTGGAACGGATGACTCAGTTTAAGGACAAGGCGCAAAAGCAAGACAATATTTTTGCCGGCCTTTTAGGCTATCCCGCTTTGATGGTGGCTGACATTGTGCTTTATGATGCTGACTTGGTACCAGTAGGTGAAGACCAAAAGCAACATATGGAATTGACCCGTAATTTTGTCGATCGTTTCAATAACCGCTTCGGTACTAAGGAAGAAAAGCTATTGGTTAAACCAGAAATCTATACACCGAAGGCAGGTGGGCGGATTATGAGTTTACAAGATCCAAGCAAGAAAATGAGTAAATCAGATGACAATAAAAAAGCTTTTATTTCCTTACTGGATGATCCGAAAACGATTGAAAAGAAAATTAAAAGTGCGGTAACGGACTCGAGCGGAGAAATTTCCTACGATCCAGAAAATAAACCAGGTGTTTCTAACCTATTAGATATTTTCTCAGCCTTTTCTGACCAAAGCATTAGTCAACTAGAAAAAACCTATGCTAATTCGGGTTATGGCCAACTGAAAACGGACCTCAGCCAAGCGCTAATTGCCGTTTTAGAACCGATGCAAAAAGACTATCAACGTCTCTTAGCAAGCAGTGAACTGGATGACGTCTTAGCAGCTGGTGCTAAACAAGCCAATGAAGTCGCTAACCAAACCCTAGCACGCATTGAAAAAGCGATTGGCTTTAGATAA
- the spxA gene encoding transcriptional regulator SpxA → MVKLYTSPSCTSCRKARAWLEEHNIAYVERNIFQEPLSRDEIKEILRMTEDGTEEIISTRSKAFQELHIDLNEISLNELFDLIQENPGLLRRPIIMDEKRLQVGYNEDEIRRFLPREVRTIELHEALRKMG, encoded by the coding sequence ATGGTTAAATTATATACTTCCCCTAGTTGTACTTCTTGCCGCAAAGCTCGGGCTTGGCTAGAAGAACACAACATTGCCTATGTGGAACGTAATATATTCCAAGAACCTCTAAGCCGCGATGAGATTAAAGAAATCTTAAGAATGACAGAAGATGGTACTGAAGAGATTATTTCTACGCGTTCAAAAGCCTTTCAAGAATTACATATTGATTTAAATGAAATCAGTTTAAATGAATTATTCGATCTTATCCAAGAAAACCCAGGACTATTGCGTCGACCAATCATCATGGACGAAAAACGTCTGCAAGTAGGCTATAATGAAGATGAAATTCGTCGCTTCTTGCCAAGAGAAGTAAGAACGATCGAACTTCACGAAGCTTTAAGAAAAATGGGATAA